In Brachypodium distachyon strain Bd21 chromosome 5, Brachypodium_distachyon_v3.0, whole genome shotgun sequence, the genomic window TCATGGAATGAAGCATTGTATGTTCATACTGTGCTCCAAAAGGCACAGCATCTTCCATGTTGTGCTCTTGTGTTATAACAGGTTCTTCCATtgcttcttcttgttcctaTTAcatagtgcatagtaaaagcAGGAAGAATTCATATGTACAAATATTCCAGCTATGAGTTTTTGAACATGAAACTTGTTGAACTTTGTACCTGTGTTATGACTGTTTCTGGTTCCTCTTGCACACTACTTGTGGCCCTCTTCCTTCTCGTGTTCTGTTCTTGTTCCTTCTCATATGGTGGAAGACCAGCCTTAAAGTCATTGCAGCCTCTTTTGTTGTGACCAGCGAGTCCACAATGACTACAGATAATGACAATCCCATGCCTGCTGATCCTTTTCCCACCTTGCCTTGCAGGCACTTCCTCTACTGCTTTCCTTCTGTTTCTTGTAGGCCTTCCAACCTTTCTGCTGTACAGAGGTGGCTTTATGGCACAACCATTCATTGTAGTCCATTCTCTTCTGTCTTTACAAGGCATGATCACTGGACCATATGCTTTGCAAAATGTTTCAGTTGAATAACATGAATGCACTTTGGTCTCTGGTGGAATCCTCTCATGCCTAAAGCATGAGATGGCATGAGAGCAAGGGATTCCAGTCAAGTCCCATCTTCTACATGTGCAAGCATTGACATTGAGCTCCACTATGTAAACTCTGCCCCTATCTTGCACCTCAAATGTCCCATCTCCAGCAGGTGATACAAAACAAGTTGATGCAAGTTCTCTGTTCTTGGCTAATATTTTCCTTATCTTTGGACAGATGGAACCATGCCATGATTGGGCTTCTTGCTGTTTGTTGTAAAACCTGGACATCAGTTGGGATTTGATTCTGTCAATCATGGTCAGAATTGGCAACTCTCTAGCTTCAAGGATGTACCTGCCATGTGCAGAAATAAACCAGCTATGAGTGCATAATTGAAAAGCAGTAACAATTTTTGAACATGAGTACATAATTGTCCAGCAGTAACAATATATTGCAATCTAGGCCATACATGGTAACAATTTTGGGTTCACTTGTTGAAGACCTCAGAGTTATTATTGAGCAAAATGTCACACTTGCTGAAGTCATTTTGAAATGCTCTGACCCAAGTGTTAGGTGGCAGATTATCTAACCATTGAAAGGCCTTCTTGTTCATAGCTTCCATTTCCTTTCTAGCCTCTTCCCAAGTATCAACAGTAGTTCTTCTAGCTATCTTCCAAAGCTGGTTCTTCAGAGCATCTCCTCTAAAATTAGCTATTGTGAAATTCTGCCACATGTGCCTCACACAGAATCTATGATCTGAATGGGGGAACGACGATGATACTGCATTTATCAAACCCTGAAATTAAACAGAACACAATTAAATTCTGCAGTTCATAAACAATAAAGTGAACACACAGAATCAATAACACATACCTTTTGTTTGTCAGACATAATTGTCCAGCATGAGGTGTTATCAATTCCTAGATCTTGCTTCAGGGTGTTCAGAAACCAGGTCCAAGATGTTGTGTCTTCCACCTCAACAACAGCAAATGCCACTGGATAGATGCAGTTATTTGGGTCCATGCCCACTGCTGTCACTAACTGCCCTCCAAATTTAGTCTTGATATGGCAGCCATAAAGACATATTAGAGGTCCGCAACCAACAAGGAACCCCCTCTTACAAGCATCAAAACTGAAATAGCATTTGCTGAATCTGCCTTCATTGTCAACTGAAAGGAAGAAAGTGCTACCAGGGTTGGATCTCCTCACTTCATTTGCATA contains:
- the LOC100821374 gene encoding uncharacterized protein LOC100821374 gives rise to the protein MINPILQIGQIFESPEMLRKAIRECCCKNRVDITLPVNDRLRISAKCEAGCPWSIWASHDSRTNCFVIKRHNDEHTCGKKWQIKKFTSRFLSEKYIECFRADENMSLKNFSRIVQMDWSMTPSRSKLSRARRFAMKKIYGDEIGQYNLLWDYANEVRRSNPGSTFFLSVDNEGRFSKCYFSFDACKRGFLVGCGPLICLYGCHIKTKFGGQLVTAVGMDPNNCIYPVAFAVVEVEDTTSWTWFLNTLKQDLGIDNTSCWTIMSDKQKGLINAVSSSFPHSDHRFCVRHMWQNFTIANFRGDALKNQLWKIARRTTVDTWEEARKEMEAMNKKAFQWYILEARELPILTMIDRIKSQLMSRFYNKQQEAQSWHGSICPKIRKILAKNRELASTCFVSPAGDGTFEVQDRGRVYIVELNVNACTCRRWDLTGIPCSHAISCFRHERIPPETKVHSCYSTETFCKAYGPVIMPCKDRREWTTMNGCAIKPPLYSRKVGRPTRNRRKAVEEVPARQGGKRISRHGIVIICSHCGLAGHNKRGCNDFKAGLPPYEKEQEQNTRRKRATSSVQEEPETVITQEQEEAMEEPVITQEHNMEDAVPFGAQYEHTMLHSMMSQTPMPKVVNAQPSPLPDSSFIATAREALVKAGPGPSTATKEGNLALKVAAMKHAKVQVSAARNSATLEARYESHEKQVADILA